The following coding sequences are from one Oryzias melastigma strain HK-1 linkage group LG20, ASM292280v2, whole genome shotgun sequence window:
- the LOC112150989 gene encoding proteasome maturation protein yields the protein MNSRGLRSQLKDSVPVAGLCPQGAYGVQDSLRSGFTSVKNELLPSHPLELSEKNFALNQDKMNFSTLRNIQGLHAPLKLQMEYRAARQIQRLPFLQSSNLALDTLRGSDDTIGFEDILSDPAQSEMMGEPHMMVEYKLGLL from the exons ATG AACAGCCGGGGACTTCGTTCACAGCTGAAAGACAGCGTCCCTGTGGCCGGACTCTGCCCACAGGGAGCATACGGGGTGCAGGACTCTCTCCGCAGCGG CTTCACCAGTGTGAAGAATGAGCTCCTTCCAAGCCACCCTCTggaactttcagaaaaaaat TTTGCCCTTAACCAGGACAAGATGAACTTCTCAACACTTCGAAACATCCAGGGGCTTCATGCTCCTCTTAAATTGCAGATGGAGTACAGGGCAGCCAGACAG ATCCAGCGTCTGCCGTTCTTACAAAGTTCCAATTTAGCTCTCGACACACTGCGAGGCAGCGATGACACAATCGGCTTTGAAGACATCCTCAGCG ATCCAGCTCAAAGCGAGATGATGGGAGAGCCACACATGATGGTGGAATACAAACTAGGATTGTTGTAA